DNA sequence from the Methanolobus sp. ZRKC5 genome:
GTGATGGATCTGCTCCTGCTTCCTGTATATTATGATGCACCATTTAATGGGACTGAGTTTTCTGAGCTTGATGAAATTGCTAATTTATCAGATGCTAATGATAGAGAAACCAATCCATTTTCCCTGAGTATTATACTTATTCTTATTTTCATTGCTGTGTTATCTGTTGGGGGATATTATTTTGTAAAACAACGCAGTGTAACCTCTATATCTGAGGATGACAGTCATCATATTTCTCATGATAATTTTGGTTCAATAATTCCCGACGATAAATGGCAGGAGTTACCTGATGATCTAAGAGAGGTTATAGACCTCATTGCAAAGAATGAAGGTCGAATTACCCAGAAGGAATTGCGTACAAAGGTAAAACACTCTGAAGCCAAGGTCAGCCTTATGGTATCGGATCTTGAGAGCCGGGGTATTGTTAGAAAATTCAAGAAAGGTCGGGGTAACGTTATAATTCTTGAAAAAAGGGAAGATGCAGAAGATTCAAACCAAAATGTATAACTGCATTTAATGTGTATGAGGTTAAGCATTCAGAAATAATTCTATTTACATATTTACGAGGGTATACATGCGAGTTTCCATGGACATTGAGTTAAAAGATATCCCCGGGCAGTTACTTCTTGCTTTACGACCGGTATCCGAGTTCAAAGGTAATTTGATATCGGTGGTCCACCATCATGAAAAAAGGACTCCCCGCGGTACTATTCCGGTTCATATCGTTTTTGAGACAAAACCGGATAATCTTAAAAGTATTATTACCAGCCTTGAAGATAGCGATATAGGTATTGCACGTATTGATGAAAAGAGGTATTTTGAGCATGGTGCGGTAATTCTTATCGGACATATAGTGCACACTGATATTCAGGATACCATAGATAAAATCGATAACACAGGCTATGCAGAAATTGTTGACCTCAACCTTTCTATGCCAAAGATAAAAATGCCATCATCAGCATCATTAAAAAT
Encoded proteins:
- a CDS encoding winged helix-turn-helix transcriptional regulator — translated: MILLCLIATVMLAGVQFSTAAEMATIHGAVYEWNSFDPLEDVIVEVNSTPPQSMLAKYGIYSFNLEPGDYLISASFYGGNNLVAYTEEEITITGDGDYVMDLLLLPVYYDAPFNGTEFSELDEIANLSDANDRETNPFSLSIILILIFIAVLSVGGYYFVKQRSVTSISEDDSHHISHDNFGSIIPDDKWQELPDDLREVIDLIAKNEGRITQKELRTKVKHSEAKVSLMVSDLESRGIVRKFKKGRGNVIILEKREDAEDSNQNV
- a CDS encoding amino acid-binding protein, which translates into the protein MRVSMDIELKDIPGQLLLALRPVSEFKGNLISVVHHHEKRTPRGTIPVHIVFETKPDNLKSIITSLEDSDIGIARIDEKRYFEHGAVILIGHIVHTDIQDTIDKIDNTGYAEIVDLNLSMPKIKMPSSASLKIDAVSKEHLASAIELLKEIAKKKDLLVIEPINSELGAI